The following coding sequences lie in one Euhalothece natronophila Z-M001 genomic window:
- the alaS gene encoding alanine--tRNA ligase, translated as MPNAPQYLTGNQIRQTFLDFYAKRGHEVLPSASLVPEDPTVLLTIAGMLPFKPIFLGQKEAPYDRATTSQKCIRTNDIENVGRTKRHHTFFEMLGNFSFGDYFKKEAIKWAWELSTEGFGLDPERLYPSVYKDDEEAFAIWRDEIGVPSHRIQRMGEEDNFWAAGPTGPCGPCSEIYYDFYPELGDKDIDLEDDSRFIEFYNLVFMQFNRDSEGNLTPLQNQNIDTGLGLERMAQILQDVPNNYETDLIFPIIKTAAEIANIDYNQADEKQKVSLKVIGDHVRAVVHMIADGITASNLGRGYILRRLIRRVVRHGQLLGINKAFTPEVAESAIALMEDHYSNLREGEDLIKQELQREESRFLETLERGEKMLGEILAKETEQISGKDAFVLYDTYGFPLELTQEVAEEKGLTVDLDGFEVEMEKQRQRSQAAQETIDLTVQGSLDELAQKVHPTEFVGYSHPHTAAKVEAILVQGKTVEEAEAGDEVQLILNETPFYAESGGQIGDRGYLSGDNLLVRIEDVQQESSLFVHFGRMERGILRVGDTVTATIDRACRRRAQAHHTATHLLHAALKQIIDPSVSQAGSLVAFDRLRFDFNCPRQITPDELQQIEDTINTWIAEAHDTQSDVMPFDEAKAKGAIAMFGEKYDDVVRVIDVPGVSMELCGGTHVNNTAEIGLFKIISETGISSGIRRIEAVAGPAVLEYLNVRDKIVRDLSKQFKVQPEEVPQRIQTLQSELKNTQKQLEAVKQELALAKSDQLLAQAKTVGDFQVLVAQVEEMDAKALQTAAERLQQKLGEAAVVLGSIPAEGKVSLVAAFSPQVIEKGLQAGKFIGSIAKICGGGGGGRPNLAQAGGKDGSKLPEALEAAQNQLQEQLTN; from the coding sequence ATGCCTAACGCTCCTCAATATCTTACTGGGAATCAAATTCGCCAAACCTTCCTTGACTTTTACGCCAAACGCGGACACGAAGTTTTACCCAGTGCGTCTTTAGTACCAGAAGACCCCACTGTATTACTAACCATTGCAGGAATGCTTCCATTTAAGCCCATTTTTCTGGGACAAAAAGAAGCCCCCTACGATCGCGCTACCACGTCTCAGAAATGTATTCGCACCAATGATATTGAAAATGTGGGACGCACGAAACGTCACCATACTTTCTTTGAGATGTTAGGGAATTTTAGTTTTGGGGATTACTTTAAGAAAGAGGCGATTAAATGGGCTTGGGAACTCTCAACAGAGGGCTTTGGACTCGATCCAGAACGTCTCTATCCCAGTGTTTACAAAGATGATGAAGAAGCCTTTGCCATTTGGCGCGATGAAATTGGCGTTCCTAGCCACCGTATTCAACGCATGGGAGAGGAAGATAATTTTTGGGCAGCTGGCCCCACTGGCCCCTGTGGTCCCTGTTCTGAAATATATTATGACTTTTATCCCGAATTAGGCGACAAAGATATTGATTTAGAAGATGATTCGCGCTTTATTGAATTTTATAATCTCGTGTTTATGCAGTTTAATCGGGATAGTGAGGGGAATTTAACCCCCCTGCAAAATCAAAATATTGACACGGGGTTAGGCTTGGAACGCATGGCGCAGATTCTCCAAGATGTTCCAAATAATTACGAAACTGATTTAATTTTCCCCATTATTAAAACCGCTGCTGAAATTGCCAATATTGACTATAACCAAGCTGATGAAAAACAAAAAGTTTCTCTAAAAGTCATTGGCGATCATGTTCGCGCTGTGGTTCACATGATTGCTGATGGAATTACTGCGTCTAATTTAGGACGAGGCTATATTTTGCGCCGTCTCATTCGTCGGGTTGTGCGTCATGGACAGTTATTAGGGATTAATAAGGCGTTTACCCCAGAAGTTGCTGAAAGCGCGATCGCGCTAATGGAAGACCATTATTCTAATCTTCGTGAGGGAGAAGACTTAATTAAACAAGAATTACAACGAGAAGAGTCTCGCTTCTTAGAAACCCTAGAAAGAGGGGAAAAAATGTTAGGAGAAATCCTCGCCAAGGAAACCGAACAAATTTCTGGAAAAGATGCGTTTGTTCTCTATGATACGTATGGTTTCCCCTTAGAATTAACCCAAGAAGTGGCGGAAGAAAAAGGGTTAACGGTTGATCTTGATGGTTTTGAAGTAGAAATGGAAAAACAACGACAGCGATCGCAGGCAGCCCAGGAAACTATTGATTTAACTGTACAAGGCAGTTTAGACGAATTAGCACAAAAAGTTCATCCCACCGAATTTGTTGGTTATAGTCATCCCCATACCGCAGCGAAAGTGGAAGCAATTTTAGTGCAAGGGAAAACTGTCGAAGAAGCCGAAGCTGGTGATGAAGTGCAGTTAATTCTCAATGAAACTCCCTTTTATGCTGAATCTGGGGGACAAATCGGCGATCGCGGCTATCTCTCTGGAGATAATCTTTTAGTCCGAATTGAAGATGTGCAACAAGAGTCCAGTCTCTTTGTTCATTTTGGGCGTATGGAACGGGGAATCTTGCGAGTAGGAGACACCGTAACCGCTACCATCGATCGCGCTTGTCGTCGTCGCGCCCAAGCCCATCATACTGCGACTCATCTTTTACACGCTGCCCTGAAACAAATTATTGATCCCTCTGTTTCCCAAGCTGGTTCTTTAGTCGCCTTTGATCGCCTGCGGTTTGATTTTAACTGTCCCCGTCAAATTACCCCTGACGAATTACAACAAATTGAAGATACCATTAATACTTGGATCGCCGAAGCCCATGACACGCAGTCGGATGTGATGCCCTTTGATGAAGCCAAAGCCAAAGGCGCGATCGCGATGTTTGGGGAAAAATATGATGATGTTGTCCGCGTCATTGATGTTCCCGGTGTCTCTATGGAATTATGTGGCGGTACTCATGTTAATAACACTGCCGAAATTGGGCTTTTCAAAATCATCTCTGAAACAGGCATTTCTTCAGGAATCCGTCGCATAGAAGCTGTTGCTGGGCCAGCCGTTCTAGAATATCTCAATGTTCGAGATAAAATTGTTCGTGACCTGAGCAAACAATTCAAAGTTCAACCAGAGGAAGTTCCCCAGCGTATTCAAACCCTACAATCAGAACTGAAAAATACTCAGAAGCAACTAGAAGCCGTCAAACAAGAACTTGCTTTAGCAAAATCTGATCAACTGCTAGCCCAAGCTAAAACCGTGGGAGATTTCCAAGTTTTAGTGGCACAAGTGGAAGAAATGGACGCAAAAGCCCTACAAACCGCTGCCGAACGCTTACAGCAAAAATTAGGAGAAGCAGCCGTTGTTTTAGGGTCAATTCCTGCAGAAGGAAAGGTAAGTTTAGTCGCTGCTTTTAGTCCGCAAGTGATTGAAAAAGGATTACAAGCTGGAAAATTTATCGGCAGTATTGCTAAAATCTGTGGCGGTGGCGGCGGTGGTCGTCCGAATCTTGCGCAAGCTGGCGGTAAAGATGGCTCTAAGCTACCAGAAGCATTAGAAGCGGCGCAAAACCAATTGCAAGAACAATTAACCAATTAG
- a CDS encoding DUF1622 domain-containing protein produces the protein MIIEVWSQDIANIVRILNNLMISFCQLLSLMIIFFGVVRALIIYVGDGLFRGKAITAFQESRLSMSYSFSLGLSFLIGASILKTTASSQWEDFAQLTAIITVRTVLNLLLERAIKQGKTSIEKEAAPPI, from the coding sequence ATGATTATTGAAGTCTGGAGTCAGGATATCGCGAATATTGTTCGCATTCTTAACAATTTAATGATTAGTTTTTGTCAATTATTATCATTAATGATCATTTTTTTCGGAGTGGTGCGAGCATTAATTATTTATGTGGGGGATGGGTTATTTCGGGGAAAAGCCATTACAGCGTTTCAGGAAAGTCGCTTATCTATGAGTTATTCCTTTTCTTTAGGGTTAAGTTTTTTAATTGGGGCAAGTATTCTTAAAACAACCGCTTCTAGTCAGTGGGAGGATTTTGCTCAACTAACAGCAATTATCACCGTGAGAACTGTTCTTAACTTACTCTTAGAACGAGCCATTAAACAGGGTAAGACTTCTATAGAAAAGGAAGCCGCTCCGCCGATT